Proteins co-encoded in one Montipora capricornis isolate CH-2021 chromosome 12, ASM3666992v2, whole genome shotgun sequence genomic window:
- the LOC138026351 gene encoding cdc42 homolog: MENNEKKFLVDEAEPRVVKCVLVGDGGVGKTSLLVSYLTNGFPNHYIPTAFDDYSVSVKIDKVPFTLQFCDTAGQEDFDALRPLCYPATDVFIVCFSVVSPTSFVNVGEKWLPEIRRYSRNVPVVLVGTHCDLRTDVQELIRLSDLGQEPITRHKAENLAKKKGIACYIETSAVTQQNMKSVFDEAIINGLRPPTTSRRSDLRGCVCSVM, from the exons ATGGAAAATAACGAGAAAAAATTTCTGGTGGATGAGGCTGAACCTCGAGTTGTCAAATGCGTGTTGGTAGGAGACGGTGGAGTTGGGAAAACGTCTCTCCTTGTGAGTTACCTGACCAACGGATTTCCTAACCATTACATTCCCACTGCTTTCGATGATTACAGCG tgTCGGTGAAAATCGACAAGGTGCCCTTCACTTTACAATTTTGCGACACGGCTGGACAG gAAGACTTTGACGCCTTGAGGCCGCTCTGTTACCCAGCTACCGACGTTTTTATTGTTTGTTTCTCAGTGGTTTCGCCCACGTCATTCGTAAACGTGGGAGAAAAATGGCTTCCAGAAATTCGTCGCTATTCACGAAATGTACCAGTTGTTCTCGTTGGCACCCACTGTGACTTGAGAACAGATGTACAAGAGCTGATTCGCCTTTCAGACCTTGGACAAGAGCCAATCACGAGACATAAGGCCGAAAATTTGGCGAAGAAAAAGGGAATTGCCTGCTATATTGAAACTTCGGCCGTAACGCAGCAGAACATGAAATCCGTTTTTGATGAAGCAATTATCAATGGATTAAGACCACCTACGACTTCAAGGAGGTCCGACCTCAGAGGTTGCGTCTGTTCTGTCATGTAG